One window from the genome of Poecilia reticulata strain Guanapo linkage group LG9, Guppy_female_1.0+MT, whole genome shotgun sequence encodes:
- the LOC103470399 gene encoding zinc finger protein 420-like, with protein MLNICVSAATMSLSQSLRELIRERLSAAAEEIFTEFDKTIVHYEEELDRQRSLLEICWKPRIELQRIDISHLFNEQESHLNLDQWELKPLGENQEDPGPQQTHQNHCDLDPLLVKKEQDEPEHPQIQIEQFEINQEADIENPYYDERNLSQTVPNFDQLVVQFSSDNENQNQERSDNEDSGSSTDAKLKQIKGHQKIRRNCDNVDKPKVEKQKKRQIKVNLLAGKDFTRTEIRERSFLCLTCGKQFKNGGNLSQHTKIHSGERPHLCLTCGKTFLRKSQFMSHIQIHTGEKAFSCKICGKRFNNSGNLSRHKKIHSGHKPHLCTTCGKRFIQKIQLTRHIKTHK; from the exons ATGctgaatatttgtgtttctgcagcaacaATGTCTTTATCTCAGTCTCTGAGAGAGCTTATCAGGGAGCGACTGTCCGCAGCTGCAGAAGAAATATTCACAGAGTTTGATAAAACCATCGTCCACTACGAGGAAGAGCTGGATCGTCAGCGGAGTCTGCTGGAAATCTGCTGGAAACCCAGAATAGAGCTGCAGAGAATAG ACATTTCACATCTGTTCAATGAGCAGGAGAGTCATTTGAATTTGGACCAATGGGAATTAAAACCTCTAGGAGAGAACCAGGAAGATCCAGGACCTCAGCAGACGCATCAGAACCACTGTGATCTGGACCCACTCCTTGTAAAAAAGGAACAAGATGAGCCGGAACATCCACAGATACAGATTGAACAGTTTGAAATTAATCAAGAGGCTGATATAGAAAATCCTTACTATGATGAGAGAAACCTCAGTCAAACTGTACCAAACTTTGACCAGCTCGTCGTTCAGTTCTCTTCCGACAATGAGAACCAAAACCAGGAAAGAAGCGACAATGAAGACTCCGGATCAAGTACAgatgctaaattaaaacaaattaaagggcatcagaaaatcagaagaaattGTGACAATGTAGACAAACCAAAAGtagagaaacagaagaaaagacagattaaggtgaatttattggCTGGTAAAGATTTTACAAGAACTGAGATCAGAGAGAGGTCCTTCTTGTGTCTGACATGTGGGAAACAGTTCAAAAATGGTGGGAATTTATCTCAGCACACTAAAATTCATTCAGGCGAAAGGCCCCATTTGTGTTTGActtgtggaaaaacatttcttcgAAAATCTCAATTCATGAGTCACATTCaaattcatacaggtgagaaagCATTCTCGTGTAAGATCTGTGGAAAACGCTTCAACAACAGTGGAAATTTATCTCGGCACAAAAAAATTCACTCAGGCCACAAGCCTCACTTGTGTACGACGTGTGGAAAAAGGTTTATTCAAAAAATTCAATTAACTCGTCACATAAAAACGCACAAGTAA